Sequence from the Vanacampus margaritifer isolate UIUO_Vmar chromosome 18, RoL_Vmar_1.0, whole genome shotgun sequence genome:
TGCTAACATTACTGCCCTGCCTTCACATATGacgtattgtttttgttattatttttattattcattattcttttttatttatttttattattattattattattattattattataaaaaatattagaaatttgattgcaaaatattgTTTAGTGTGTTCTGGTACAGGCaaccatttaaaacattttcactatatttCCTTTGTTCAAAATTTTGTCTGtttatcattattaaaaattctggTGATTTAAGTGTTAGAAGAAAGTAGTCTAAAATGacccattttgttttaaagtgtgtagaattttgttttattggtagCAATTAATGTCTATTCAAAGGTATGTTCACAATGttcttatttgtgttttttctgcCATCTCAGGAATATTTATACAAGCACCACGGCCAAGACAAGAACATGTCCGAGACCATGCCTCCACCCTCCAATATTTTCAACGACCCCTTCTTCATAGTGGAGACCGTGTGTATATTCTGGTTCTCTTTTGAGCTCATCATGCGCTTTTGTTGCTGTCCCAGCAAGGTGCACTTCTTCAAAGATGTCATGAATATCATCGACTTCAGCGCCATTTTGCCCTATTTTGTCACTCTGGGAACAGAGCTAGCCAAAGAAAACGATACCAGCCCAGCCACATCCTTGGCGATTATCAGAGTCATCCGTCTTGTGAGGGTGTTCAGGATCTTCAAGCTGTCTCGTCACTCCAAAGGTCTTCAGATTCTCGGTCAGACGCTGAAGGCAAGCATGCGTGAACTCGGCcttctcatttttttcctttttatcggCGTCATTCTTTTCTCCAGTGCCATCTATTTCGCCGAGGCCGACCACACCGACACGGCCTTTGTCAGCATACCGCATGCTTTCTGGTGGGCTgtggtcaccatgacaacagTGGGCTATGGAGATATGTACCCAGAGACGGTGTGGGGTAAACTGGTGGGCTCGATGTGCGCCATTGCTGGCGTACTTACCATTTCCCTACCTGTGCCAGTCATAGTGTCCAACTTCAGCTACTTCTATCACCGGGAGACGGAATGTGAGGATCGATCCCGGTACCAGCATGTCACAAGCTTGCCGTGGGAGGACGAGGACCCAGAGGGGGAAGAGGCACAAGAGGGCAACCTGGATCCTGAGGGGGATTATTATGCCATTGGAGGTACCTATAACAATCTTAATGGGACTGTTCTCGGTAACGTGGGGCAAAGTGCTGAATTTGAAGCAAATATGCATTTAAGGGAACCGCTGGTCACCCAGGTGTGAAAAGGAgtttctccccccaaaaaatggataagaagaagtgaaaaaatgtttacttgatCATTAAAATTCAGAAAAATGTCTTAGAACGTGTAGAATTTGTATATTCTCAAGTTCCCTCACATGataagcttttatttttgcttgacttTGACAATGTGCCACTGTGACGTCTTACTTTGCTACTTTGCATATTTTCAACTGGAAACATCGAGACGTTCTCtactgtattttgaaaaaaggtcACGTTGCAAACACATTGAGACCTCTCGTTGAAACTAAAGTTGACATTCTCGGCATTCTTTCAGTCGTACACAGTGATGCCGTTTTGGCCCGTGTGACCTGAGTTAATTGACCTCATCTTGCTGTAATGCaacatgaaacagatttgtgttttgttgaagACATGAATGCTACTGTTATGTGcttaataaattatatattttactaAATACCTACAACGAAGCAGTGGTTATTGTTAAATTATACATTATACATTGATCAGCCACTTTATTAGTTACACCGTAAGTGACATCTTTATGACTGACTTTTTACACGGCTACAGTactacagctgtttttatcctcCATTTTCCTGGAACactgaagccttttttttttccatagtaTGACAGTGATGACCCATGGAAGGCATGTGCACTTCAATACACACGCTGGTTTGTCACTGTCGCACTCGCAATCGCATGGTTAAACTGGTTTCTCAAAGCGCCACTGAAAATATAGTCACTAAGTTACCAGTGATGTCATCTCTATAAGGCAGGAGTAAAATTAATCGAAAAGACTTccccaaaaaaagttataaaaatagtttattttcacTCAAATGTTTTCCTGAGCAGTACAAACACATCCTTCTGTAATTTTTATTTCCcggacaaaaacacacacatttaaacttcataaatacattttaaacaaacacttaaataaatataatattaaccttcaaacatacaaaaaaagaaaatgggttgaatatgataaaacatttcacatttttttactccatctatccattttctatactgcttattcTATTCAATGATAGGCAGGCAACATATGCAAATGAAGTTTggcaaatgtagcatttttgaatgttttcactTCCTTGCCTTCACTTTTCCGCTGAGAACTGAGGACTGAGCATGGAATCCTGAGACATTCCAAGAAGGTCATCAGAGTCCAGGTTGAAGTAGGTCTCCCTTACCGGCGCATGCTCGGTTGCAGTGTCCCTCGGGAGGGTGTCCTTGAGTGGCAGGAATCGAGTGAAGGGGACGGCGTGTCGATCCGGGGAACGCCTGGAAGCCAGCGAGACGGCAAACTTGTGACGCGGGGACAGGAAGCGGGTGTAACCGTCTGCCAGCAGCAGCTCTTGGAAGGTGCAGTCGTCCTCTGAGAAGTGTGTCTGCGTGAGAGACAACGCCACAGATGTCAAATGTGTGAGAGCTAGTTTGACCATGCGATGAGTTATCTTTTGCGGATGAATCTACTCAAGACAGACGCCGTCCTTGGCTTACCTGCCCCCTCAGAGAGCCCTCGCTGTCGGCGCACAGAAACAGAGACGACCTCTGACCTTTAATGGCAATGTGGCCCGGTTGCACCGACTGTAACTGTAGCACACCTGTaaacaatacacacacaataatgAACGTGGCCTTTGTATAGTGTTTATCCTTATTATGGGGTTCCttcacattttcaatttaattttttttgtttttttcaaagtaattaATGCATGCCATTATTTCACCAAATACTTTTAAACTGTAGGTACAGCAGTTAAGTAATATAAgacatttactgtattcttggatacaataattttgaattttccattctcatctcACAATTTATACTAACAAATGCTGGGTTATTTTCCTAACCCACGCTCTTTAAACTGCTGGTtgaaaaacaacccaattttggtacTGCTAacttgggttaattttaaaacctaactttctgggttgttttgtacaatacaaaaaaaaataaaaaattacccaatgttgggttgttttgtacaaaatgacccaacgttgggtcaaattggcttAAATTAGTGGATCAgttcaatttttgacccaacagttttaagGGTGTGTGGATTCTGTGCAGATTGAGATATATTTACCCAAGGTaggattaattatttttgacccatcagATTGGGTTGAAGAGCTTAAACTAATCGCCATTTTGGTCACATATGGGTTGTTATGCATTGAGCAAATTTAATGTAGTTGTTTTTACCCCTTGTTGGATTAAAATCTTGACTAAATGTGCCTGGTTAAATGAGCTGGGTAGAAATAACCCTTTTGCACACAGCGTTGGGTTAGCTTTTTCACAGAATTTGGGTTAGTTTGGGTAAGAAAGTTAGagtgtaaaattaaatttaatacttTTTCCACACTTGCTATTAGGGTCATGAGTTAGCTtactatcccagctgacttgtgAGAGGTCAGGTACGTCCTTGATTGGTCGCTAGACAACCTCAGGGC
This genomic interval carries:
- the LOC144038834 gene encoding potassium voltage-gated channel subfamily A member 1-like: MDSSDQQDEEKGGEKEKEMKNQLNIVEKGVTEIKTNEKEKKRRGWALSERLAINVSGMRYETQLRTLAQFPDSMLGDPQRRSRYFDPLRNELFLDRNRACFDAILYFYQSGGRLRRPANIPLDIFMDELLFYELGEEIMDRFKEDEGFSKEEERPLPSNEMQKRLWMLFEHPESSSAARIIAIISVMVIVVSILIFCLETLPDFRVEKETREEYLYKHHGQDKNMSETMPPPSNIFNDPFFIVETVCIFWFSFELIMRFCCCPSKVHFFKDVMNIIDFSAILPYFVTLGTELAKENDTSPATSLAIIRVIRLVRVFRIFKLSRHSKGLQILGQTLKASMRELGLLIFFLFIGVILFSSAIYFAEADHTDTAFVSIPHAFWWAVVTMTTVGYGDMYPETVWGKLVGSMCAIAGVLTISLPVPVIVSNFSYFYHRETECEDRSRYQHVTSLPWEDEDPEGEEAQEGNLDPEGDYYAIGGTYNNLNGTVLGNVGQSAEFEANMHLREPLVTQV
- the fgf21 gene encoding fibroblast growth factor 21; the encoded protein is MFWLANSNFLCSFLLTILLPVSLSFYLADSNPLLAFNSQVREGHLYTENHRRGIYLQISQDGSVSGSDVQTPYSVLQLQSVQPGHIAIKGQRSSLFLCADSEGSLRGQTHFSEDDCTFQELLLADGYTRFLSPRHKFAVSLASRRSPDRHAVPFTRFLPLKDTLPRDTATEHAPVRETYFNLDSDDLLGMSQDSMLSPQFSAEK